A region of Drosophila suzukii chromosome 2L, CBGP_Dsuzu_IsoJpt1.0, whole genome shotgun sequence DNA encodes the following proteins:
- the Pvr gene encoding vascular endothelial growth factor receptor 1 isoform X8 has translation MAILIRRTLLPLLLIAWIPWSDALPLQSFSPDPDDSTENCGGENGAPLMTPCKSSIILEAQTSSTLKCEGEDPMVWWTSSVDHLQGIAGDRFDNTEDPARPYGTSLTLYEVTADDVGAYYCVKDSEYNKISEKSDEAMVELVNQGLASSIYVYVNDPVSKLAPAISSINALQYTDVVIPCRPAMPDTEVWLETNNGENARWLIRSNGQIQGSPKFFKSVRYHPRWGFTFHVTSRMDGYVYCNSTNNFRLIDVFYTEKSGKPLPKPVIKSSVDHHVITNTNFTLVCEQSALIESLYHIAWEIPSRDENRINITTAETDPKTRNSTHQLGRSILTVLNAKRTDSGLYTCITTDKSQNTKYFVRYMIKVLGPNESYLKVYEPSKHYNVQEMANRTIQMRANFEGYPTPSFTWLKPDGTEVRQSEHNFKIFSEELGTMLQVLNAQLEDSGTYVLRGTNTFETVQLEYNVSVSDGPVLSMGDVYVQVGSVARLECTVRSHPPAIVTFLFRPCSLEPRWPTCSVLEHNFSTSDAQEKYKFLTKARPGKLSVESIYEVSFLPTDPGILTCVAENKVNGKERRALTKAHVLLGNISENMTIHGFDKSHKIAKEEYVNFTCEALAYHFDGNLQWLLDGEDLKETELVRTETSRTNYSYRSTIHISSISDKDQGTYECRAYHNSNHSIYTGREIFLNVYDPFAPQWVDTSLKDHSKIKRKLGQGVELDCASDAIPLAKVRWYKDDKELTETKFRNMTVNDSKLVIMFLYPGDEGVYKCQVENRLDRIERSFTVVITDLPGISMAWVWFGVTLFLILISLCVFLAIRYQKEHKRHLQLKEAGLANFEKGAVGHINPDMTMDEQAEFLPYNRKFEFPRENLTLGKQLGAGAFGVVLKGEAIGILKEEPTTTVAVKMVKRTADNEVVRALVSELKIMVHMGQHLNVVNLLGAVTKNIAKRELMVIVEYCRFGNIQNFLLRNRKCFINQINPDTDHIDPSIMTQRISDNFDLHRDANGGGGLKYANIGFPIHSYVNEPHNNNTQPPTHRRNSDNDPRSGTRAGRPGSGNATYSYDRQMDTCATVMTTVPEDDQIMSNNSVQPAWRSNYKTDSNEAMTVTTVDLISWAFQVARGMDYLSSKKVLHGDLAARNILLCENNIVKICDFGLARSMYRTDNYKKSESGKLPIKWLALESLSDHVFSTYSDVWSYGIVLWEMFSLAKVPYPGIDPNQELFNKLNDGYRMEKPPYANQELYEIMLECWRKNPESRPLFPELEQRFGNMLGEDVANHYLDLNNPYMQSNMEYMKTQTTDYLGLMGSPDELAPSAPRYVNGRVVPKIHICESPDDYTPMYPPNTEPDASTAIFSPTRLENDASDFPDFSSETTFQFPGERHSPTLSNNLNSGSSKPLRKKNGLPTVDAADQAPEEIPMLHRRSTGSEESPDQGRRFNQALKQQYVTPTPSPRHHVETKLNGESSESYVNVKPPRKNIPGKTSTGGGGAPAGGGGAPTDAFSNPSYQPLSTVNEKEQRRY, from the exons TACCGCTGCAATCGTTCTCTCCGGATCCCGATGATAGCACCGAGAATTGCGGCGGCGAGAATGGAGCTCCCCTGATGACGCCCTGCAAGAGCTCCATAATTCTGGAAGCCCAGACAAGCTCCACGCTGAAATGCGAGGGCGAGGATCCGATGGTCTGGTGGACCAGCTCTGTTGATCATCTGCAGGGAATCGCGGGGGATCGGTTTGATAATACAGAGGATCCGGCACGACCATATGGCACCAGCCTAACACTCTACGAGGTGACGGCCGACGACGTGGGTGCCTATTATTGCGTCAAGGATTCGGAATACAACAAGATCTCGGAGAAGTCGGATGAGGCGATGGTCGAGCTGGTGAACCAGGGTCTGGCCAGCTCCATCTACGTGTACGTGAACGACCCAGTTAGCAAATTGGCGCCCGCCATCAGCTCCATAAATGCCCTGCAATATACCGACGTGGTGATACCCTGCAGACCAGCTATGCCCGATACAGAAGTGTGGCTGGAGACCAACAATGGAGAG AACGCACGATGGCTAATCCGATCGAATGGTCAGATTCAGGGGAGTCCGAAGTTCTTCAAGAGTGTGAGGTACCACCCCAGGTGGGGCTTCACCTTCCATGTCACAAGCCGTATGGACGGTTACGTGTATTGCAATTCGACGAACAATTTTAGACTCATTGACGTTTTCTACACAGAGA AAAGCGGCAAGCCCCTGCCAAAGCCCGTGATCAAGTCCTCCGTGGATCATCACGTTATCACGAACACCAACTTCACCCTCGTGTGCGAGCAGTCGGCCTTGATTGAGTCATTGTACCATATTGCCTGGGAAATACCGTCTCGCGATGAG AATCGCATCAATATCACCACAGCAGAAACCGATCCCAAGACTAGGAACAGCACCCACCAGTTGGGCAGAAGCATTTTGACGGTATTGAACGCCAAACGCACAGATTCCGGCTTGTACACGTGCATAACCACCGATAAATcccaaaatacaaaatactTTGTCAGATATATGATTAAAGTTTTAG GACCAAACGAAAGCTACCTGAAGGTGTACGAGCCTTCGAAGCACTACAACGTGCAGGAAATGGCCAACCGCACGATCCAGATGAGGGCCAACTTCGAGGGCTACCCGACGCCCAGCTTCACCTGGCTCAAGCCGGACGGAACCGAGGTCCGACAGTCGGAGCACAACTTCAAGATCTTCTCCGAGGAGCTGGGCACAATGCTCCAGGTGCTAAATGCCCAGCTGGAGGACAGCGGGACCTACGTCCTGCGGGGCACCAATACCTTTGAGACCGTGCAGCTGGAGTACAACGTGAGCGTGAGCGACGGTCCGGTCCTGAGCATGGGGGACGTCTACGTCCAGGTGGGATCGGTGGCGCGACTGGAGTGCACCGTCCGCTCCCATCCGCCGGCGATAGTCACCTTCTTGTTCCGTCCCTGCAGCCTGGAGCCCCGATGGCCGACGTGTTCCGTGCTCGAACATAACTTTAGT ACATCAGATGCGCAGGAGAAATATAAG TTCCTGACGAAGGCGAGACCCGGTAAACTGAGTGTGGAAAGCATATACGAGGTGTCCTTTCTGCCCACGGATCCGGGAATACTCACCTGCGTGGCCGAGAACAAGGTGAATGGAAAGGAGCGAAGAGCCTTGACCAAGGCCCATGTATTGCTTGGTAATATTTCCGAGAACATGACCATCCATGGCTTTGATAAAAGTCACAAGATCGCCAAAGAGGAATATGTGAACTTTACCTGCGAGGCGCTGGCCTATCACTTCGATGGCAATCTTCAATGGCTCCTCGATGGCGAGGATTTGAAGGAGACCGAAC TGGTTCGAACTGAAACCAGTCGTACCAACTACTCCTATAGGAGCACCATTCACATAAGTTCGATATCTGACAAGGATCAAGGGACCTACGAGTGCCGGGCCTATCACAATTCGAATCACTCCATATACACCGGTCGCGAGATATTCTTGAACGTCTATGATCCCTTTGCTCCTCAGTGGGTGGACACTAGCCTGAAGGACCATTCGAAAATAAAGCGTAAATTGGGCCAGGGCGTGGAGCTGGATTGCGCCTCCGATGCGATTCCCTTGGCCAAGGTGCGGTGGTACAAGGACGACAAGGAGCTGACCGAAACGAAGTTCAGAAACATGACAGTAAACGATTCCAAGCTGGTGATCATGTTCCTCTATCCCGGCGACGAAGGCGTCTACAAATGCCAGGTGGAGAACCGGTTGGACAGGATCGAGAGGTCCTTCACGGTGGTTATTACGG ATCTTCCCGGCATCAGCATGGCCTGGGTGTGGTTCGGCGTGACACTTTTTCTCATCCTGATCAGCCTGTGCGTCTTCCTGGCCATTCGCTATCAGAAGGAGCACAAACGGCATCTCCAACTGAAGGAAGCTGGCTTGGCCAACTTCGAGAAGGGTGCCGTGGGTCACATTAATCCCGACATGACCATGGACGAGCAGGCGGAATTCTTGCCGTACAATCGTAAATTCGAGTTCCCGCGGGAGAACCTAACGCTGGGCAAGCAACTGGGAGCCGGAGCCTTTGGCGTGGTGCTCAAGGGAGAAGCCATAGGAATCCTCAAGGAGGAGCCCACCACCACGGTGGCGGTCAAGATGGTCAAGCGAACGGCCGACAACGAGGTGGTCAGGGCACTGGTCTCCGAGCTCAAGATAATGGTCCATATGGGCCAGCACTTAAATGTGGTCAATCTCCTGGGAGCCGTCACTAAAAACATTGCAAAAC GCGAACTCATGGTCATTGTTGAGTACTGTCGCTTTGGCAATATTCAGAACTTCCTTCTGAGGAACAGGAAGTGCTTTATTAATCAAATTAATCCGGATACCGATCACATAGATCCCTCCATCATGACCCAGCGCATTTCCGACAACTTTGACCTGCACCG CGATGCGAATGGTGGTGGTGGCTTGAAATACGCCAATATCGGTTTTCCGATCCACTCGTACGTCAATGAACCGCACAACAATAACACGCAACCGCCAACTCATCGCAGGAACTCGGACAATGATCCCCGATCGGGCACCCGAGCCGGACGTCCCGGATCCGGAAACGCCACCTACAGCTACGACAGACAGATGGACACATGTGCCACCGTGATGACCACAGTGCCGGAAG ATGATCAAATAATGTCCAATAACTCCGTACAACCCGCCTGGCGTTCCAACTACAAGACAGACTCCAACGAGGCGATGACAGTGACCACAGTGGATCTGATCAGTTGGGCTTTCCAGGTGGCCCGCGGCATGGATTACCTGTCCTCCAAGAAAGTGTTGCATGGGGATCTGGCTGCCAGAAATATTCTGCTCTGTGAGAATAATATCGTAAAGATTTGCGACTTTGGTCTGGCTCGATCCATGTATCGAACAGATAACTACAAAAAGTCAg AGAGTGGCAAACTGCCCATCAAGTGGTTGGCGCTAGAGTCCCTGAGCGATCATGTATTCAGCACCTACAGCGACGTTTGGTCCTACGGAATTGTCCTGTGGGAGATGTTCTCGCTGGCCAAGGTTCCATATCCGGGCATAGATCCCAACCAGGAGTTGTTCAATAAGCTGAACGATGGCTACCGCATGGAGAAGCCACCATATGCCAATCAAGAGCTCTACGAGATTATGCTAGAGTGCTGGCGGAAGAA TCCTGAGAGCAGACCCTTGTTCCCTGAGCTGGAACAGCGTTTTGGCAATATGCTGGGTGAAGATGTGGCCAAT CACTACCTGGACCTGAACAACCCGTACATGCAGAGCAACATGGAGTACATGAAGACCCAGACTACGGACTACCTGGGCCTGATGGGATCCCCTGACGAGCTGGCGCCCTCCGCTCCGCGCTACGTAAATGGACGCGTAGTACCCAAGATCC ACATCTGTGAGTCGCCGGATGACTACACTCCGATGTATCCGCCGAATACCGAACCCGATGCCAGCACCGCCATATTCTCACCCACGCGTCTTGAAAACGATGCCTCCGACTTTCCGGACTTCTCAAGTGAAACCACTTTCCAATTCCCAGGAGAGCGGCACTCGCCCACTTTGAGTAACAATCTGAACAGCGGATCGAGTAAGCCGCTCCGCAAGAAGAACGGCCTGCCGACGGTGGATGCGGCGGATCAGGCGCCGGAGGAGATACCCATGCTGCATCGCCGCTCCACGGGATCGGAGGAGAGTCCGGATCAGGGCAGGCGCTTCAATCAGGCCCTCAAGCAGCAGTACGTCACTCCAACGCCTTCGCCACGCCATCATGTGGAGACGAAACTCAATGGGGAGTCCTCCGAAAGCTATGTGAATGTGAAGCCGCCCAGGAAGAATATACCCGGCAAAACCTCAACCGGTGGTGGAGGTGCTCCTGCTGGGGGTGGCGGTGCCCCCACGGATGCCTTCTCGAATCCCAGCTACCAGCCACTCTCCACCGTCAACGAGAAGGAGCAGCGAAGGTACTAG